Below is a genomic region from Vitis riparia cultivar Riparia Gloire de Montpellier isolate 1030 chromosome 5, EGFV_Vit.rip_1.0, whole genome shotgun sequence.
TTGCAATTGGAAAGGCATCCAAAATCTGTCTACCCATCACAAAAGCATTCTGATTTGAGGAAACCACTTTTCCTATCACTTTCTTAAGCCTAttagccaacaccttagccaacAATTTATACAGCCCCCCCAACAAGCTTATGGGTCTAAAATCCCCAAGGTCCTCAGCCCCTCCTTTCTTTGGGATTAGCACCAGAAAAGTGGTATTAAGGCTCTTGAGAAAAGAGCTTTGTTCATGAAAATCCTTAAACATTTCCATgacctcctccttcacaaagtcCCAACAGTCTTGCCAAAAAGCCATTGTGAAGCCATCCGGGCCTGGAGCTTTATCGCCATTCATTTCCATCAAAGCAGAGCAGACTTCTTCCTCAGAAAAAGGAAGCTCCAAATTCTCAATTTCTTGAAGACTCAGGTGATCTAACTGCAGCCCCCCAATATCAACTTTCCATTCTGCATTTTCTAACAGCATCTGATGATAGGCGTTAGCTACCCCTTCCCTCACGTCTTGCTCCTTTGTCAACCAcaccccatttatcttaattttatccaAAGAATTATTTCTACGGTGGGCATTTGCCATTcggtggaaaaaaaattgtgttccTGTCCCCTTCCCTTAACCATAATTCCCTTGACAGTTGTCTCCAATGTACTTCTTCCAATAAAAcccactttttataattttcctttgcttcattttttaattttgtttcctcCTCTAACAAGTTTCTCTCACTTTTCACCAGGTCCCATAACTCCACTTGTTGAAGAGCTAAATTTTTATTGCATTCCAGCCTCCCAAAAACATCCCTATTccaagatttaattttttgtttaagctCCTTCAACTTTGCAGTCAACCTAAAACTGGCCTTGCCTCTTACAACAGTCCCTTGCCACCAGCTCCGTAGGAGATCCTTGAAGCCTTCTactttaagccacatattttcaaatttgaaagggGAGGGTCCTCTTCTTAAGCCACCGCCCTCTAGCAAAATAGGGAAGTGATCTGAGGTAGGCCTAGGCAGCCTGCTCTGATGATCAAGCCAATTTTAAGTCACGAGAAATCTGTCCAATCTAGCCCAAGACTGATTATTTTGACCCTCGTTCCAAGTGAACAAACCCCCTTGCAAAGGCAAATCAACTAACCCTAATTCATCAATTATCTGAGTAAATCTTCTCATCGCTGTTGTTAACCTCCCTTGCCTACTCCTTTCCCtttgaaataaaatgatattgaaaTCACCCCCTAAACACCAGGGTTCTTCCCAAATTCCTCTAATCGCCCCTAGCTCTTCCCACAAGCGTTCCCTATCCTCTCTAGTGAACAGACCATGAACTCCCATGAACACTCAGACAAACCCATCTTCCACTTTCCTAAATCTACAAGAGATTGAAAATTGACCCACCTCCAAATCAAGAATTTCCAATGTCCTTTTGTCCCAACATATCAAAATTCCTCCCACTGAGCCAGAAGCATCCAAAGCCCTCCAATCTAAAAATCTCCCAATTCCCAAACTCCTCACCACACCCTCGGTCTTTGTTTGAATTTTCGTTTCctgaatacaaaataaatccaTCTTCTGTTTTCTTATAATGGcctttattattttcctttgggAGCTGTCGTTTGCTCCACGCACATTCCAACTCAACAATTTGAGCTTCATTGGACTTCCGAAAGTTGACACCCTCTGCCCTGCAAGGGGCCTTTCTGCTTATTCCCTCCCTCATAGTTAATTGAGCACTCTAGTCTCTTTaactccctttcaaattttgatttctccaATAAACCTTTACTACGAattctctcccttttttttctaattttgaccGGAAATCTAGAATATCCTTTTCCAACCCCTCTGTCGAGAAACCCAGAAAGTGAATGAATCTTGCCAAGTTGCTTTCCTCCCATCTATTCTCCTCCCAACCCCTAATTTCTTGTGACTCGGATTGGGCTGAGCACAACTCCATTCCTCTTTTCTTATTGCTGCCAATATTCACCTCTATCAGACCCTAACAGGTAGTGGTTGCATCCTCTGTAATCCCATCTGCAGTAATCATACGCAACGGACTCTCTCCCTGAACTTCCTCCCTTAATGCCCCAGAATGGTCGTAATACTCCCCCACCGGAGTCtgaccaaaagaaaaagaaagagaaggagagGACCCAAAATCCCTTTTTCCTCAAGAAACCAAAACATTCCCATACCTCATAGCCTCTTCAACTAAGGCAAGATCTGTCGTTGTTTGCTGATCCTCTACTTGCTGCTTCCTCATAACTTTCATATCCCAGAGTTTAAGAAACTCTTATTCTGAATTGCTCCAATTTCTAAGGCTAGACCAGGCCGAAGGATGGGCCTTATCAGATTGGGCTCTGTCCTCTAGGTGGATCTGAGAAGGGCTTGGGCTTGAATCCCCTTCCAAGACGTCTAACCCGAGAGACAAAGTATTCTCCTCTTCGCCAGCCCACCACTCATCCTTTGAAGACGACGGCCCAACTTCAACCAGTGCAAGCCCTTTTGATTTTAAGTCCGCTAGTGGGCCTGACAAAGAGAGCCCACCAGCCAACTTAAAGTCTTTTGGAACCACAACTGGGCCTGGTATGGAAAGCCCGCTCACCAAATTAAGACCATTTAAGGGTCGGGCCCCTGACCCAACTTAGCTCCAACTTGGGTCCTCTATACGCCCCGGTCCACTCACCTGCCTACTCGTCCTTTCTGCTGACTATTGCAAAACCTCGAGCCTCGCGTCTTCTTCCTCTTCCACCATGTGCGGGCCAACGCGTGCAATAGCATCACCCCCAACCTCGCCTCTTGAGCAGCAAGCCTTCCCTCGACTGTCAAACGAGGCCTTTCTCAATGACGGCCTGatctcccaccaaagaaaaaggGAGTAACAGACCTCTTCGATCCAGATCTCCAGCACATTAGGTAGTTCTTCGCCGTTCGTCTTCACCAAAATGCGGGCCCACTGTAGCTCCTCCAATTTCTCAGTCTGGGGGTCCAGTGCTAAGAAGCCACCACACTCCTTCCCCACCCTTCTCAAAATGATCGGGTCCCATAAGGAGATTGGTAACCCTACAATTTTCACCCAAGCCTCACTTCTTTTCTCACCTTCATCCAAACACCCAGTCTTAGGGCTCCAACTTTCCAAGCACGATTGAATCCCTTCAAGCGATCTCTTCCCAGAACTAAGAACTCGCTTAGCTTCGACCAAAGATTCAAATTCCAACAGCACCTTGCCCTTTTCCATCCTTGCCAACCCTAGTTTACCTTTCAGCCCCCAAGCTTTTGCCATTAAAATCCCCAACTTTTCCAAATCTTCTCCTCTTGCTGAGCTAGGGTTCCAACATCCAACGAGGCAGTGTTCCAATTTACTCAAATTTCTGCTAATTTCCTCCTCTCTTACCTCCACCATGACTAAATTTTTGCCTTTGCTCCTCGGCATCTTCACCACTTCCGCATAAGACCTTTCTAGAATAGGTTTCACCGGGGCTAGCTCTTCCTGCTTGCTTTCCTTCCTTCCAGTGACTACTCCCATTTTCCGTAACATCTCCACCATAGAGAACCAGCCCCCCCTCCCCTTTCTCCTCTACCTTTTGGGATGAATATACTGTACATCTTCATCTCCAGGTCCATAACACCTAACCTGGGGAAACACCCCACCCTATTCTCATCTCGCACTAGGGAGTAAGATCTCCCATTTTCCTTCCAGCCCCTTTCCCATTTTCGAgctttctcttctttaatgCACTGGTTCAAGCTTTCCAGGAAAATCCCTAGGCTCGTCAGTCCTAACCGGACCTAGGAAGAgattcctctctttctctccactATAATAGCTTGAGGTCTTCCATTTCTCTCCTCTACTTCGATCTCAAACACCTTCGATTCCACTCCGAATCTACGCCCCTTCAGTCTCCTCTGCTTCTCTGATCTATGTTCTCTCTCTTCGCAATCGCTCTCTCGCTCACTCTCTCCCATCACTCTCTCCAATCGATTCCATGACATAACAAGGGTTTAAATAAGGATGCATCcaataaaggaaaagaacaaGTTCAACATCTATGCAAGTTACCTTAAGTCTCTCATTCTCGTGGACTGCACATACTAGATATTAAATGAACCTAACACCTGTGGAGACCAAGACCCTATACTTGTAAGTTGTACCAAGTGCGCCAAATACAGCTATGGCTTTGTACAAAGAATTTGGACTGCTAGGAAGATTTTGAAgggaaaatttaaaagaaaaccgGAGAGGTTTCCAGAATTTTATTAAGGGAAATCAAAACCATGTATGAGCATCTTTAGGAATCAGCAAGGTGTTCCTAGGATCTGTATAAGGGCATGGTCTTTGTCCTCCTCTGGtttattctcaataaaatcCTTCTTTTTGGTCTTGTCCAATTCCTCAAATCCAATCCATTTCCATCCGGCCAATTTTGCATGGAAATTAAAAGCTCCTTCAAACCTCAAGACTTTTGCTTGGTTAGTAGtgcacaagaaggtaaataccaatgactGGCTACatgtgagaagaccctacaaatccctTAGTCCTCATTGGTGCATTTTATGCAAAGGAAGGGGAGAATCAATTGACCATCTTTTTCTACATTGTCCTTTAACTTTGGGGCTTTGGCATAAGCTCTTCAGTTTAACCAATATAGTTTAGGTGATGTCCAAGAGTATCGAAGATATGATGATTATCTCTTTTAGAGGATTGGGGAATTCAATAAGAGGCAAGATACTTTGTCAAATTGCATGCCTCACTATTCTTTGGATTATGTGGCAAGAGAGAACTACTAGGATTTTCAAGAAGTGGAGAATAGAAGAGACGTTGTGGGATCTACTTCATTTCTACTCCTCCCTTTGGCCTCTTGTTCCATTGCTTTTAGGGGAGTTCCACTTAATGTTATTCAACTGAGTTGGTTTtcgatttttaattcaaaaggaGTGGGTAACATTGAGAGGAGTTGATTTCAGCTTGCAAGTTATTTTGTATATGCCTACGTGTTTAGTTATCCTCATATGGTGGAGAAGTCTACTCTTACTTTGATCAGGTTTTGAATTTTGTGAGCAGgatctctcatccttctctctttgttttactaataaaaattcatCTCTGTttctgatataaaaaataactctgTCCAGCACCTAATCTGGTTGACTGACTAAAAACATCGTCTATAAATGACCTTCATAGGAAAAGTTTGAGTGTAGTGATCCTACTgacattatttataaatttaatttacacatTATACATAACTCTAGTTACTCTACCACACATCCCAATATATCAAGcgaagaaatataaaattttagatgAATAATCCCTTGAATGGTTACATAAACTGATATAGAGCATGATTATAAGAAAGGAAttggaagaatacagagtattTGCTTAGTATTGAAACTATTGTTATTCGCGGGGGGGGcggggggtgggggtggggcgCTCTTGTGAAGGTCATCCCATGGAGCATAAAACAGGTCATACCAGCTGATGTTATATATCATAGGTGTTGCACAAATTCGGTCTTTACTTGATTTATCTCTCTAATAGCCATTGGTAGATAGATAGGAATCTCCTCccgaataaaaaaatttcaaaatcccTTCTTGGTAGCCTTGTGTGATCTTTGATACTGTACAATGTTTCACTGTTTCCACTTTCTAAGAGTTCTCCAACCAACATATCTTCTATAGAAGTAGAAACACTTAACCACCTCTTGCCACAAGCCACTATGCCTCCATTTAATTCAACTTCCACCATATATTAGGTATGCATTGGATCCTGCCCAGGCTTTTATAGTTAGCCTTACATCTATATGAAATTATTGTGTTTATGAATTTTCCAGGAGCTCAGTATCAGATTTATTTAAAGACAAGTTGCATTTTTCAGGAGCATCAGGCTTTGTAAGAGGCATGGGATCCTAGTTTATTGGTCTAAGTTGGATATAGCTTTTGGATACAAAGTagtaataaaaatttcataatttatgaTTCCTACTTGAGAAAACAATAATTACAATCATAACAATGAGCATATTCTTgcctaagaaaagaaaaaaaccaacaacaacAATGAGCATATCAATGGTACATACAAGcaggaaaaaaatcaatttctgaGTGAAACTGGAAGACTTTAGACTTTTTTTGTAAACAGAAACAACCATCTTCGTTTATCTAAAAAGATGAATACAAGAAGGATGAACAATCCTTCATGGATATACAAAAAGGTTATAAGGTAACTAAGCGTCAAGCCCCACAAAAACTAGTCCAGTcttgcaagtttttttttttaaaaaaaaagggaagataCAATGAAGAGAAATATAGCACACTCAAGGGGGAAGAAAGTCTCCAACAAAAGAGGTCAAATGCTTAGCGGCTTGTCTAGATAATTGGGTTGCAACTTGGTTTGCTGAATGGGAATCCCAAGAAAGGGAACAACCTAACTCATTGACAATATCTATGATTTTGCACATTAAATTGTGAAACTTCCCTAGACCTCTTTCCTTATTAATCACCCAAGATATAACAGTAGGCAATGCCAAAATATTTATCTCAATAACCAACTCACACCCAATTGCTTAGAGAGGGCTTTTAACACTTTAGGAGAGTGATGTCTAATTATGTCTCCAATACCCATCTAACCACGGTTATCCAAGACCATAACAGTTAAATTTTACTGAACTTATTAAAGAGGGAGACCAACCAATCATAACTTTCTTCATTGATCTGTATGAGAAGCAAGCACTTTTCCAATCCAGGGAAGTGATAAGTACACATGACCAAGGGAAGAGAGGAGTCTATTCTATTCCTTAATCTTCAAATCAGAGagatttaaatgaaaattgaaattcccAGATAGTACTGATctacaacaaagaaaataagCATATTAATTGTCCTTCTGACTCAAAAtagatttggaaattgaaacttGAGAGGACTCTCCAACCACCATCCACAGGCAAATTTTTGTGCCATCTTCCACCAAGTACCAAGTGATATTCGAGAAATTATTGAAAACTTGAGAAATGATTCTCCAAGGACAATGATGCAACCACATAAATACTTAGGATGATCCCATGCAAAAAGCATTACTCTCTCTATGAAACCTCCAGAGTCAATTTTCAAGAAGGGCTTTATTCCTCAAGGAGATTCCCCCTAAACCCTTCATCTCCCCTTTGATTTACACATAAGATCCCACCCAACTAGGTAGTCTCTTTTTTCTAGATTGATCTTTGAGCCTGATATGCAAATCCACTGATTAATCCAAAATTTGATATAACACGTTGtgctataaaataatttaagaaagaaaggaaagataCTCGAGCAGCCGATAGAAATAAAGAAACACACAATTTCTTGGCAACATCATAACTTAGAAAAGCTTACAGGGGCAGACCTCAGTTTTGTTGAAGAGTTCCAAGCATAGCTTCAAATCGGTATCTATTTTGTTCTGTTGAGCAATCTCTGTCATAATAGTTTAAAAAAGCTATAAGTATGATTgctaagaaacaaaaatatcaatacaaaattgaattaaacaGGTCCAACAGCTTTCTTGGTAAGAGAGACacatactaaatttttttaataggaaataaGAAGGATGAGATCATGAGACTTccaaagaagaaaggaaaaacagtGGAGAAAACAAAAGCACAGCAAACAAAAATCCAAATTGCTCCCATACACAACTCATGGGGGACCGAAGTCCCTTGCAAGACTTAAGAAATGTAGCTCCTATTTTGGCCATCAATTCCAACCCCTAATTTGCAGATCCAGATATCCACAGGAAGAAGGCCTCCATGTTTCAACAAATGTAAATGATTTCCTCCTCCAAAGGTCATGACACAAAGTAACTCTATTCCTTGGGGTCACCTATGAAATGATGAGGAATCTCCCTCATCATCGCACTCGTAATACCCAAAGCATAGGATAAGAATTTGTTCCATCCAATAGAGCATTCCAAGCATTCTAGCCATGCTTTCAACAGTATATAATATGAATTCACTCAATTAACTATTATTTTAACAGTTAACATGGACTAGTTgaatagtaaataaaataaaaataaaatacaacatCCTGATTTCAATCAGAGCTCGAAATTGGCATATAACGAGTAAATAGTAAGTTACACAAATCAACTGGTAATATACAAGCATGAGATTTTTCTTGCTCAAGGTATGTTGTACGATGCACTGCAATAATGAAATTCCTTTGCCACAAGAAAAGGAAGCAGGTGCTCCTTATTATTACCAAGAAATCTTTTAAGTTGTTAATCTAAGGTGTAATGGAAAAACAAACTCCACACTATCAGTCAATTAGTCAAACTTAATTTGATGGTATCAAAAGATCCTCTATAAAAGTAATCATTGGTAGGTAGAAATGCATGAACCATGCAAAACATTCAgggagaaaattgaatttttttccaatgcTGTAATCCAAAGACTCTAGAGGAATGAGTTTAGtccaataaaaattttcataagctTTCTAGGCAAGTGGAAGTGAGTTTACATAAAATGAGAAGAATACTATGGCTTAAAGAAAATGTATAGCTATctacaaaataatgaaacaaacacaaaaaatacACCCAGTAACCAATGTAAGAGAGTATAACATCTTAGATCCCAAAGTTGATACGGACAGCATCTGcaaatggacaaaaaaaaagaaaaaaaaaaccaataataataataagaaaaacaataccTTGGTGTCCTTGCATTTCTATATCATCAAAAACAATACCTAGGTGCCCTGGCATttctatatcatcatcattcaCCATTATCACCTCAGCATTCCTCCTGGAATTCTTTCTGGCCTAAAAAGGAGCAAAACACAGATAAATAATAACagaaaaacaactaaaaatgaaatactATGAATACTAAAGAAGATTACCTCAAGGAAACTCCTTGGAGAGGATAAAATAACAACATCATCATCACTCGCATCAACATTATTTGTAGCTTGAGGATTAGACCACCTTTGATCTTTGGCATACAATTCTAGAGGACTAGAACTAGTAAAGGTGCTCTCCAGAGCTACATTGTCACTGGGAGGTGGATAATTGAGGTCCAAGAGCAATGTCTCTTCCTCCTCAATGTCCCTCTCTGAGCCATTTTGTTGCTCTGATAAATCTTGAGTGCTCATGCTATGAATCAGACTTTTTATGAGAGTCACTGTGTAACAATCCTAAAcatcaaaaaaattaagttttttatcataatattgaaatttcacTAAACCAAGAAAGAAGTCGAAAACTGTAATGCATTTAGCACCCAGGATCCTATTTCATCAAGATTTTGAATTTAAACTAAGTAAACTTACAATGGGATGTTTCTAAAACAATCTTTGGGTATATGGGCATCTTTGGGAAAGAAGTTCATGTGACTAATAGCCCTACTCTCGCACTTTCTTTATGTTATGTTCAGAAAAGTACTGAGGAAAGAGAAAGACCCCAAAGAAAACTGATTTTCTCATACTTggttttacaaaaaataataaagaaaatcaaatataattaaaattaattatgaatacaatttcaaattatccaatttttgtaaaaaaagagttaaaataagtaaagtGAGTTtgaattaaactttttattttttttagtttcctttactttttctttgcttctacttttcttctctattttctttccctcccattttccctcaaattttccataaCCAAACATTGCCTTTGGCAACACATAGTCAAACATTGCCACTACAGTTtctatgaaaattataaaaaataaaaaaaataaaaataaaaaataaaaactaagcaagaaaatgagaCCTATACCCGTCATACTCACAGTATAATAAccctaaaattaagaaaatcaatTCTCTTTTAAACAAAGAAACAGACCAAAATTTGAGATGTTTTAAGCACTCCACATCCAATTTgaccaaaattttgaattaaaaattgtGTCTAACCATCTGAAAGCATTTGGGCAAATTTctctcaaacaatttttttttcaaccaacATACAATAGCAAAACATTTCCTTTTtctgaaaacaaaaacatataaaCAGACAAGCAATCAAACCTTGGGAATTtcattagattaaaaatatatatacatgtagTTAACTGTATGATAATCAGAACAGtacaataaaataaacaacaaaaccaaataaacaaacagACTAATCAAATCAACCAACAAagcaaaaaacccaaaaaagaacaacaaaatttttcccagccaattttatttttttttactttttgaaagcaaaatccccagaaaataaggaaaatcaGAAAAGAGAAGGGAGCTCCAGAAATGGCATTCAAGAATCAAACCCCAAAAGCAAGGAATCACAGGGAACAAACAAAAAAGGTTGGTGAATttcaaaaatgaagaaagaaaaacagatAAACCCAATAGCAGAATCGAAAGAGAGAAGGAAACCTATTGGTGGCAGAGAGGGAGAGGATGAAAATACCTGGGGTGATTGAATGACGAAAAACAAAGGCTGAATAATTGTTTGTGACAATGAAGAGTGGTaccatataaatataaatataataatataaaaagaacaaagaacaaAGAGGCATGTAGATTATAGGGCGCAGAGGGTGGGGTTGGGAAAAAATCTAGAGTTGAGATTCGTTTTCCCTTTCTTGGAAACGTCTCATGGGCTCCCCACCATTCCCAGTCTTTTGCCTCTTCTTCGTTCCCatctcatctctctctctctaccccctttttattttcattcactttcCATGATTATGTCCCTGGCAATTCAATCCCATCATATCCACTCCCTTTGTCCTTTTCCCTTTCATTTgactaaaggaaaaaaagaaaaacaaaatctgCAAAAACCTTTCTGATCTTGCAGAAAACAATATGCATTTGCTTTCTTTCACATCCCATTTTTGTTACTTTTCCTcagaaaatttatatgaatttatttttattcctaaGTTCTTGCTTTTTCTTGCCACCCTTTTCAGATTAAAGTACAAaaatagtcattttttttaataaatgaaactctttttcataaataaccaaaaaagaaaataaagagagaagAATCTTGTACAAAGGattaatttgatgataaaaaCTTTTTACATCCTTTGacttcatagtttttttttttttgtcttttcaaatGACTTGAATTCACATTGCGGAGTCACATTGAAAATGGTGATATGGTAATTTAGGCTTCTTAGGAAATTTCCAAGAAAAGTTGAGGAGACATTGACGATGGAGATGGGAGAGCATTCACACCTTTTCCTTTTGTCTTTTCATATGAACTCCGATGCTCGAGCTCTACATCCATTACCAATCCATCGTCTTTGTCTTTTCCTCTCCTCTCCACTttgtttccaatttttatttttattttctattaaaggaacttagaaattgaaaacaagtataatattatttgtaaaaCAAGAGAAATTGATTAAGAGGAAGAAGGtactattttgaaatatttaacataaaaaaaaataataataattgagacATCCATAAAGTTTTTATAGATTTACGATACTCTCATTTtatctcaatttttaaaatatgtatcattaaaatcttattataaaaaaaattatcaataacccaatgaaataaaaagaataaaatatttttaattactttaacGACTAAAACTACCCCGTTAAATTAGTAAGCTAGAATCTAAACcagaacaaaaatttgttagTATGTTCTCCATTGCATggacatgattatattttagggttatttgattaaaagggcctctcaaaacctaatttttgaattttaacctCCCACCCTTTTTTGGcatcattttgacaaaaatatcatcattattttcttgtaaaaataaccattacttttaaaacttacatgtaaatacttaaaataaaaaatgacatttatatcaaaaattgaTTACTTTTCCAGAAAAAACATGGAAAGAGTTAGATTTCCgattttgagaattatttcatcccttttaaccaaatatttctatattttattcaaCAATATTGATTAATATATGTTTTACATGACACAATCTGATGTtatgtattaatttaatttgttcaaTGTTGTAGATGATAGTTTctttatgaatatatatatatatgtatattattttaccattttttttaatcttatgaATGTAAAGGGGTTTTAAAGCATTCACCTTTATTTTATAGCCTTTTTACTTACACTCATTTTATCTATGTATACAACATTATCTTTATACAATACTAATGTGATGTATTTAATCGAGATAATCTATGTGATTTTGAACTTGTTCAACGATAAACTCAATCATAAGCATTATGGAATTGCttcatatattaaatatgttttaatcaTCCTGCGGAGTAGTTATCATTGTTTGTTTCACTAATGCTAAGACATGATAGTATTGTAACTCATAAATATAGCATATTTGAAATCATGCGTTGTGAGGATCGAAAAGATAAGTATAATCAAAATCTCAAAGAATTGATggtcatttttcataaaatcaacTCTTACTTGTTTGATGCAGTAATTAGGGGTGGAATTATGacactaaggaaaaaaaaaaatctgtcaAAATTTTGGCaatttgttgtgattttttCAAGGGGAAAATTGGCTCCTTTGCCAACTATGATATGTGTCCTTATTATTTGTAATTGCATGTGCTATATTTAAGTAAGActttaatatatctatatacatataaatattaaaataaaactgtGACATATCTATGCacaaaattaagtattaaaatataattctaataaagaaaatagttttaattatcttatttttaactCTGAGgcctaattattaaaaatatagaaccatcattatgatattatttttaatacgtTATATATTAAAGTATGAAGTCTTTGCaggccctttt
It encodes:
- the LOC117914300 gene encoding uncharacterized RING finger protein C548.05c-like isoform X1, producing the protein MSTQDLSEQQNGSERDIEEEETLLLDLNYPPPSDNVALESTFTSSSPLELYAKDQRWSNPQATNNVDASDDDVVILSSPRSFLEARKNSRRNAEVIMVNDDDIEMPGHLGIVFDDIEMQGHQEIAQQNKIDTDLKLCLELFNKTECLWQTENVQIPTEVPSPETPTFTCPICMDQLTEETSTKCGHIFCKECIEGAMAVSQRCPTCRKKLKKKDIIRVYLPGKK
- the LOC117914300 gene encoding E3 ubiquitin-protein ligase RNF4-like isoform X2 gives rise to the protein MSTQDLSEQQNGSERDIEEEETLLLDLNYPPPSDNVALESTFTSSSPLELYAKDQRWSNPQATNNVDASDDDVVILSSPRSFLEARKNSRRNAEVIMVNDDDIEMPGHLGIVFDDIEMQGHQEIAQQNKIDTDLKLCLELFNKTETENVQIPTEVPSPETPTFTCPICMDQLTEETSTKCGHIFCKECIEGAMAVSQRCPTCRKKLKKKDIIRVYLPGKK